The DNA region GACGACTGCGCGCACGCACACGCCGGATCTCGACGCACAACACTTCGTGACCGCGGATCTGAGCACCGCAGAGGGTTGCGCAAGCGTCGCGCGGGCGGTTCAGGAAAGGCTTGGCGGGCTCGATGCGATCGTGCACGTGCTCGGCGGTTCATCCGCGCCCGCCGGGGGCTTTGCCGCGCTCGGCGACGACGAGTGGCAACGGGAACTCGACCTTAATCTCTTTCCCGCCGTGCGGCTCGATCGCGCGCTGCTGCCGGCCATGATTGCGCAGGGAAAAGGCGTCGTCATTCATGTGACGTCGATACAGAACCGTCTGCCATTGCCCGAATCGACGACAGCCTATGCGGCCGCGAAGGCTGCGTTATCGGCGTATAGCAAAGCGCTGTCGAAGGAAGTGACGCCCAGGGGTATCCGCGTCGTACGTGTATCGCCTGGCTGGGTCGAAACGGAAGCCGCCGTCGCATTGGCGGAACGTCTCGCCGCGCAAGCGGGCACCGACTACGAAGGCGGCAAGTCGATCATCATGAAGTCGCTGGGCGGCATTCCGCTCGGTCGTCCGGCAAAGCCTGCCGAAGTCGCGAATCTGATCGCGTTCCTGGCTTCGCCGCTCGCATCGGCGATCAGTGGAACGGAGTATGTGATCGATGGGGGAACGGTGCCGACGGTGTAGGCGCGGCTCTTGTTCCCGCAGCCGAGGCGAGCCGTCTTGAGACACCGTGCCGCTAGCGTACCCAACCACGTTCGATCAACGGCACGTCCCATCCTGGCTCGGAGCCAAGCCAATCCGCCAGAAATTCGACGAGCGCCTTCACCTTGAGCGCCTGGCGTTGCGTGGCTGGGTACACGGCCGCGAAGTTCAAAGGCGACAGCGCGTAGTCGGCCAGAACGGGCACCAGCGAGCCGTCGAGTAGCGGCGCGCTCGCCACCAGCGTAGGCAAACACACGACACCGCCGCCCGTCAGCGCATAGTCGCGCAGCAGATGCACGGAGTTCGAGCGGATCATGCCGGGCAGTTCCATTTCGAAGACCTCGTCGCCGCGCGTCATCGTCCAGTGGTTGCGCGATGGATAGCCTGAATAGAGCGCCGTCGTGTGCTCGAGCAACTCGCGAGGGTGCTGCGGCGCGCCATGCGCTTCGACGTACGACGGCGCCGCGCAAAAGAGCCGCCTCACGGTAAAGAGCCGCCGCTCGATCAACGACTCCGAGATAGCGGGGAAGACCTGAAACGCGACATCGAAGCCTTCTTCGATGGGATCGACTACCCGGTCGTTCACGATGATGTCGAGCTGGATGGCGGGATAGCGCCGGTTGAATTCCCCTAACACTGCGCCGAAATGACCCAACGCGAAACCAGGCAGCATCTGG from Paraburkholderia caribensis includes:
- a CDS encoding SDR family oxidoreductase; translated protein: MALNALNLAGMRTLVTAGTKGIGKAVVERFVELGATVLTTARTHTPDLDAQHFVTADLSTAEGCASVARAVQERLGGLDAIVHVLGGSSAPAGGFAALGDDEWQRELDLNLFPAVRLDRALLPAMIAQGKGVVIHVTSIQNRLPLPESTTAYAAAKAALSAYSKALSKEVTPRGIRVVRVSPGWVETEAAVALAERLAAQAGTDYEGGKSIIMKSLGGIPLGRPAKPAEVANLIAFLASPLASAISGTEYVIDGGTVPTV
- a CDS encoding LysR family transcriptional regulator — its product is MDRFLSIEAFVRVAETSSFAEASRQLGVTSSVVTNRIQQLERFVNAPLFHRSTRHVRLSEVGEAFYRECAEVVGRVNDLTDQMRELRATPTGRLRIQMLPGFALGHFGAVLGEFNRRYPAIQLDIIVNDRVVDPIEEGFDVAFQVFPAISESLIERRLFTVRRLFCAAPSYVEAHGAPQHPRELLEHTTALYSGYPSRNHWTMTRGDEVFEMELPGMIRSNSVHLLRDYALTGGGVVCLPTLVASAPLLDGSLVPVLADYALSPLNFAAVYPATQRQALKVKALVEFLADWLGSEPGWDVPLIERGWVR